From Cellulomonas dongxiuzhuiae, the proteins below share one genomic window:
- the sufC gene encoding Fe-S cluster assembly ATPase SufC — MSTLEIRDLHVSVETKEGPKPILRGVDLTVSSGETHAIMGPNGSGKSTLAYSLAGHPKYQITSGSVLLDGEDVLAMSVDERARAGMFLAMQYPVEVPGVSVSNFLRTAKTAIDGQAPPLRSWVKDMRGAMDALRMDATFAERSVNEGFSGGEKKRHEILQMELLKPRFAILDETDSGLDVDALRVVSEGVNRVKAGGDVGVLLITHYTRILRYIQPDFVHVFVDGRIAEEGGPELAERLENEGYDRFLPAGTSV; from the coding sequence ATGTCCACCCTGGAGATCCGCGACCTGCACGTCAGCGTCGAGACGAAGGAGGGCCCCAAGCCCATCCTGCGCGGCGTCGACCTCACCGTGAGCAGCGGCGAGACCCACGCCATCATGGGCCCCAACGGGTCCGGCAAGTCCACGCTGGCGTACTCGCTGGCCGGGCACCCGAAGTACCAGATCACGTCGGGCAGCGTGCTGCTCGACGGTGAGGACGTCCTCGCGATGAGCGTCGACGAGCGTGCCCGCGCCGGCATGTTCCTCGCCATGCAGTACCCCGTCGAGGTCCCCGGCGTGTCCGTCTCGAACTTCCTGCGGACTGCCAAGACCGCGATCGACGGTCAGGCGCCGCCGCTGCGCTCGTGGGTCAAGGACATGCGCGGCGCCATGGACGCCCTGCGGATGGACGCCACGTTCGCGGAGCGGTCCGTCAACGAGGGCTTCTCCGGTGGCGAGAAGAAGCGTCACGAGATCCTCCAGATGGAGCTCCTCAAGCCGCGCTTCGCGATCCTCGACGAGACCGACTCGGGTCTCGACGTCGACGCGCTGCGCGTCGTGTCCGAGGGCGTCAACCGCGTCAAGGCCGGTGGCGACGTGGGTGTGCTCCTCATCACGCACTACACGCGCATCCTGCGCTACATCCAGCCCGACTTCGTGCACGTCTTCGTCGACGGCCGGATCGCCGAGGAGGGCGGCCCCGAGCTCGCCGAGCGCCTCGAGAACGAGGGCTACGACCGGTTCCTGCCGGCCGGCACGTCGGTCTGA
- a CDS encoding SufS family cysteine desulfurase → MTSTLEPLRPAPADAATLSAGELAAVRADFPLLERTLRDGRPLVYLDSAATSQKPEVVLDAEQDFYVRRNAAVHRGAHQLAEEATEAFEDARARVAGFVGASPGELVWTSNATAAVNLVAYAMSNASLGRGGEVARRFALAPGDEIVVTEAEHHANLVPWQELAARTGATLRWLGVHDDGRIRVEDLATVVTDRTRVLAFTHASNVTGAITPVDAFVARAREVGALTVLDACQSVPHLPVDLGALGVDFAAFSGHKMYGPTGVGALYGRRELLEAMPPVTTGGSMVEVVTMETTTYAPPPQRFEAGTQMVSQAVALGAAAQYLSELGMAGVAAHERHLAGLLLDAVASVPGVRVVGPTENVDRLAAVSFVVEGVHAHDVGQVLDDAGVAVRVGHHCAQPLHRRFGVAATARASAGVYTTDDDVAAFREALAGVRAFFGMDDATTAGRPA, encoded by the coding sequence ATGACCAGCACGCTCGAGCCGCTGCGGCCCGCTCCTGCTGACGCCGCGACCCTGTCGGCCGGCGAGCTCGCCGCCGTGCGGGCCGACTTCCCGCTGCTCGAGCGCACGCTGCGCGACGGCCGGCCCCTGGTCTACCTCGACAGCGCTGCCACGTCGCAGAAGCCCGAGGTCGTCCTCGACGCCGAGCAGGACTTCTACGTGCGCCGCAACGCGGCCGTGCACCGCGGCGCGCACCAGCTCGCCGAGGAGGCGACCGAGGCGTTCGAGGACGCGCGCGCCCGCGTCGCCGGCTTCGTCGGCGCGTCCCCGGGCGAGCTCGTGTGGACGTCGAACGCGACGGCCGCCGTCAACCTCGTGGCGTACGCGATGTCCAACGCGTCCCTGGGACGCGGGGGAGAGGTCGCCCGCCGGTTCGCGCTCGCGCCGGGCGACGAGATCGTCGTCACCGAGGCCGAGCACCACGCGAACCTCGTGCCGTGGCAGGAGCTGGCCGCGCGGACCGGTGCCACGCTGCGCTGGCTGGGCGTCCACGACGACGGGCGGATCCGCGTCGAGGACCTCGCCACGGTCGTCACCGACCGCACCCGCGTGCTGGCGTTCACGCACGCCTCGAACGTCACCGGCGCGATCACGCCCGTCGACGCCTTCGTCGCACGAGCCCGCGAGGTCGGGGCGCTCACGGTGCTCGACGCCTGCCAGTCCGTGCCGCACCTGCCGGTGGACCTGGGGGCCCTCGGCGTGGACTTCGCGGCGTTCTCCGGCCACAAGATGTACGGCCCCACCGGCGTCGGCGCCCTGTACGGGCGGCGCGAGCTGCTCGAGGCCATGCCGCCGGTCACGACCGGTGGCTCCATGGTCGAGGTCGTCACCATGGAGACCACGACGTACGCCCCGCCGCCGCAGCGGTTCGAGGCCGGGACGCAGATGGTGTCGCAGGCCGTCGCGCTGGGCGCTGCGGCGCAGTACCTCTCGGAGCTGGGCATGGCGGGCGTGGCCGCGCACGAGCGCCACCTCGCCGGCCTCCTGCTCGACGCCGTCGCATCCGTGCCCGGTGTCCGGGTCGTCGGCCCGACCGAGAACGTCGACCGCCTGGCAGCCGTGTCGTTCGTCGTCGAGGGCGTCCACGCCCACGACGTGGGGCAGGTCCTCGACGACGCCGGTGTGGCCGTGCGCGTCGGCCACCACTGCGCGCAGCCCCTGCACCGCCGGTTCGGCGTCGCGGCGACGGCGCGCGCGTCGGCCGGCGTCTACACGACCGACGACGACGTCGCGGCGTTCCGGGAAGCACTCGCGGGGGTCCGCGCGTTCTTCGGGATGGACGACGCCACGACCGCAGGGAGGCCCGCATGA
- the sufU gene encoding Fe-S cluster assembly sulfur transfer protein SufU — protein MSSAMEQLYQQVILDHAKFPHGRGLPEGATAVGVAVADHGTCAATSHQVNPTCGDEVTLHVDVDTSGDVPVVRDVAWEGQGCSISQASISVLHDLVAGQDLPTVDRLAGTFRELMQSRGAGLSDDAEESLGDAIAFAGVSRYAARVKCAQLGWVALNDALILSGARTTEDA, from the coding sequence ATGAGCTCGGCCATGGAGCAGCTGTACCAGCAGGTCATCCTCGACCACGCCAAGTTCCCGCACGGCCGCGGCCTGCCCGAGGGCGCGACGGCCGTGGGCGTCGCGGTGGCGGACCACGGCACCTGCGCGGCGACGTCGCACCAGGTCAACCCCACGTGCGGCGACGAGGTGACCCTCCACGTCGACGTGGACACCTCCGGCGACGTGCCGGTCGTGCGCGACGTCGCGTGGGAGGGGCAGGGGTGCTCGATCTCCCAGGCCTCGATCTCGGTGCTGCACGACCTCGTCGCGGGCCAGGACCTGCCCACGGTCGACCGGCTCGCGGGCACGTTCCGCGAGCTGATGCAGTCGCGCGGCGCCGGCCTGTCCGACGACGCCGAGGAGTCGCTCGGGGACGCCATCGCGTTCGCCGGGGTCTCCCGCTACGCCGCCCGCGTGAAGTGCGCCCAGCTCGGCTGGGTCGCCCTGAACGACGCCCTCATCCTGTCCGGAGCCCGTACGACGGAGGACGCATGA
- a CDS encoding non-heme iron oxygenase ferredoxin subunit, with the protein MSAQLACYTADVPVAGALRVELEGETGPVEVAVVRDESGDWHAISDICSHGAVSLSDGEVEDCTVECWLHGSRFDLRSGKPLSPPAIKPVPVYPVTVDGERVLVDVDAPL; encoded by the coding sequence ATGAGCGCCCAGCTGGCCTGCTACACCGCGGACGTGCCCGTCGCCGGCGCGCTGCGCGTCGAGCTCGAGGGCGAGACGGGACCCGTCGAGGTCGCCGTCGTCCGTGACGAGTCCGGCGACTGGCACGCGATCAGCGACATCTGCTCGCACGGTGCCGTCTCCCTGTCCGACGGCGAGGTCGAGGACTGCACGGTGGAGTGCTGGCTGCACGGGTCGAGGTTCGACCTGCGCTCCGGCAAGCCGCTGTCGCCGCCCGCGATCAAGCCCGTCCCCGTCTACCCCGTGACCGTCGACGGCGAGCGTGTGCTCGTCGACGTCGACGCGCCGCTCTGA
- the sufD gene encoding Fe-S cluster assembly protein SufD, which translates to MTTTTNETPAAGLSTDHSRAVADGAHTHGGLVPESSRASRPTSFDVADFPVPTGREEEWRFAPVDRFAGLFAAASEGILTGRGVLTTVVESPEARVEIVDRDDARLGTAGKPGDRAAATAWASFDRATVVTLPRESVSSKVTSIVVEGVEGAGLADAPLEPTATHLLVHAEPLSQGVVVLDHVGHANLTETVEIVAEDGAHLTVVSVQDWASGSVHAASHRVRIGRDASVKHIVVTLGGDVVRVTPDTEFVGEGGSVKALGLYFADAGQHQEHRLFVDHAVPNCVSRVTYKGALQGVGAHTVWVGDVLIRAAAEGTDTYELNRNLVLTDGARADSVPNLEIETGLIEGAGHASATGRFDDEQLFYLRSRGIPETDARRLVVRGFFAELIQEIGVPEVEERLTAAIDAELEKSMSAILGTEPRVEGSEAALSTERA; encoded by the coding sequence ATGACGACCACCACGAACGAGACGCCCGCCGCGGGCCTCTCGACGGACCACTCCCGCGCCGTCGCCGACGGCGCCCACACGCACGGCGGGCTCGTGCCCGAGTCGTCGCGCGCGTCGCGGCCCACGAGCTTCGACGTCGCCGACTTCCCCGTGCCCACCGGGCGCGAGGAGGAGTGGCGCTTCGCCCCGGTCGACCGTTTCGCCGGTCTGTTCGCGGCCGCGAGCGAGGGCATCCTGACCGGCCGCGGCGTCCTGACGACCGTCGTCGAGTCGCCCGAGGCCCGCGTCGAGATCGTCGACCGTGACGACGCGCGCCTCGGCACCGCCGGGAAGCCCGGCGACCGGGCCGCGGCCACCGCGTGGGCGTCGTTCGACCGCGCGACCGTCGTGACGCTGCCGCGCGAGTCGGTGTCCTCCAAGGTGACGTCGATCGTCGTCGAGGGCGTCGAGGGCGCCGGCCTGGCCGACGCGCCGCTCGAGCCGACGGCCACGCACCTGCTGGTCCACGCCGAGCCGCTGTCGCAGGGCGTCGTCGTGCTCGACCACGTCGGGCACGCCAACCTCACCGAGACGGTCGAGATCGTCGCCGAGGACGGTGCGCACCTCACGGTGGTGTCGGTGCAGGACTGGGCCTCCGGCTCGGTCCACGCCGCGAGCCACCGCGTGCGGATCGGCCGCGACGCGTCCGTGAAGCACATCGTCGTCACGCTCGGCGGCGACGTCGTGCGCGTCACCCCCGACACCGAGTTCGTCGGCGAGGGCGGGTCCGTCAAGGCGCTCGGGCTGTACTTCGCCGACGCGGGGCAGCACCAGGAGCACCGCCTGTTCGTCGACCACGCGGTCCCGAACTGCGTGTCCCGCGTGACGTACAAGGGGGCGCTGCAGGGCGTCGGCGCCCACACGGTGTGGGTCGGCGACGTGCTGATCCGCGCGGCCGCCGAGGGCACGGACACCTACGAGCTCAACCGCAACCTCGTGCTGACGGACGGTGCGCGCGCGGACTCGGTGCCGAACCTGGAGATCGAGACGGGCCTCATCGAGGGTGCCGGCCACGCCAGCGCCACCGGCCGGTTCGACGACGAGCAGCTCTTCTACCTGCGCTCGCGCGGCATCCCCGAGACCGACGCGCGTCGCCTCGTGGTCCGCGGCTTCTTCGCCGAGCTCATCCAGGAGATCGGCGTGCCCGAGGTCGAGGAGCGGCTCACCGCCGCCATCGACGCGGAGCTCGAGAAGTCCATGTCCGCGATCCTCGGCACCGAGCCGCGCGTCGAGGGCTCGGAGGCCGCGCTCTCCACGGAGCGTGCATGA
- a CDS encoding metal-sulfur cluster assembly factor, translating to MTTEPITTPAGPPTVADVEEAMRDVIDPELGINVVDLGLVYGVVIDQTSTAVIDMTLTSAACPLTDVIEDQTGQALDGLVDGFRINWVWMPPWGPEKITPDGREQMRALGFNI from the coding sequence ATGACCACCGAACCGATCACCACCCCTGCCGGTCCGCCGACGGTGGCCGACGTCGAGGAGGCGATGCGTGACGTCATCGACCCCGAGCTCGGCATCAACGTCGTCGACCTCGGCCTGGTCTACGGCGTCGTCATCGACCAGACCAGCACCGCCGTCATCGACATGACGCTCACGTCGGCGGCCTGCCCGCTCACGGACGTCATCGAGGACCAGACGGGCCAGGCGCTCGACGGCCTCGTCGACGGCTTCCGCATCAACTGGGTGTGGATGCCGCCGTGGGGCCCGGAGAAGATCACGCCCGACGGCCGCGAGCAGATGCGGGCGCTCGGCTTCAACATCTGA